The Mycolicibacterium parafortuitum nucleotide sequence TACGGCGCCTCCGGTGACCAGTCCCGCAGCGTCGAGTCCGGTAAGCCGGCCGACATCGTGAACTTCTCCGTCGAGCCCGACATCACCCGCTTGGTCAAGGCGGGCAAGGTCGACGAGAACTGGAACGCCGGCCCCAACAAGGGCATCGCGTTCGGCTCGGTCGTGAGCTTCGCGGTCCGCCCCGGCAACCCGAAGAACATCCGCACCTGGGACGACCTGCTGCAGCCCGGCATCGAGGTGATCACCCCGAGCCCGCTGAGCTCCGGCGCCGCCAAGTGGAACCTGCTGGCGCCCTACGCCTACGCGAGCAACGGCGGCCAGGACCCCGAGGCGGGCATCGAGTTCGTCAACAAGCTCGTCACCGAGCACGTGAAGCTGCGTCCCGGCTCGGGCCGGGAGGCCACCGACGTGTTTCGCCAGGGCAGCGGCGACGTGCTGCTGGCCTACGAGAACGAGGCGCTGAACTTCAACCTGGAGCATGTGAACCCGCCCCAGACATTCAAGATCGAGAACCCGACGGCGGTGGTCAACACCAGCGCGCACCGCGACAAGGCGCAGGCGTTCGTCGACTTCCAGTTCACCCCCGAGGGCCAGAAGCTGTGGGCCGAGGCCAACTTCCGCCCGGTCGACCCGGCCGTGCTGGCCGAATACGCCGACAAGTTCCCCGCCCCGGAGAAGCTGTGGACGATCGCTGACCTCGGCGGCTGGCAGAACGTCGACACCCAGCTGTTCGACAAGGACAACGGCACCATCACCAAGATCTACAAGCAGGCCACTGGATGACCTCTTCTGTCGTCGACCCGAATCCTGACGCGCGCCGCCCGGAGCCGACACCGGCTCCGGGCGGCGGCCCGGGATTCCGCCGGCCCGGCGGCGCCTCCCTGCAGGTGGGCGTCGCGGTGGTGTGGTTGTCCATCATCGTGCTGCTGCCACTGGCCGCGATCATGTGGATCGCCGCCAAGGGCGGGTGGGACTCCTTCGTCACGACGGTGACCTCACCGTCGGCGATCGCGTCCTTCAAGGTCACGCTGACCATCTCGATCGCCGTGACCCTGGTGAACGTGGTGTTCGGGCTGCTCATCGCGTGGGTGCTGGTGCGCGACGACTTCTGGGGAAAGCGGATCGTCGACGCGCTCATCGACCTTCCGTTCGCGCTGCCCACCATCGTGGCCAGCCTGGTGCTGCTCGCGCTGTACGGCCCGCGCAGCCCGGTCGGGATCCACATCCAGCACACCGCGTGGGGTGTCGGGCTGGCGCTGGCGTTCGTGACACTGCCGTTCGTGGTCCGCGCGGTGCAACCGGTGCTGCTGGAACTCGACCGAGAGGTCGAGGAGGCCGCCGCGTCACTGGGCGCCAACAACGCCACCATCTTCTTCTCGGTGATCCTGCCCGCGCTGGCCCCGGCGCTGCTGTCGGGTGCCGGTCTGGCGTTCTCCCGGGCGATCGGTGAGTTCGGGTCGATCGTGCTGATCGGCGGCGCGATCCCCGGCAAGACCGAGGTGTCGTCGCAGTGGATCCGCACGCTCATCGAGAACGACGACCCGGCCGGTGCCGCGGCGATCTCGATCGTGCTGCTGGCGATCTCGTTCGCGGTGCTGTTCGTGTTGCGCTACCTCGGCGCCAAGGCCGCCAAGCGGGACGAGGCGGCGCGATGACCCTGTCGCTGCCGACGAAGCTGATCCTGCGCGTCATCGCGCTGTGCTACGTCACCGCGCTGCTGATCGTGCCGCTCGGCGCGATCCTGTGGCAGACGTTCGCGCCCGGCTTGGGCGCGTTCTGGGCCTCCATCACCACACCGGCCGCGCAGTCCGCGCTGTCGTTGTCGCTGCTGGTGGTGGCCATCGTGGTGCCGCTCAACGTGGTGTTCGGCGTGTCGACGGCGCTGGTGCTGGCGCGCCGCAAGTTCCGCGGCAAGAACTTGCTGCAGGCCGCGATCGACCTGCCGTTCGCGGTGTCGCCCGTCGTGGTCGGCGTCGCACTGATCGCGTTGTGGGGCACCGCGGGGCTGTTCGGGTTCGTCCAGAACGACCTCGGCGTGAAGATCATCTTCGGCTTTCCCGGCATCGTGCTGGCGAGCATCTTCGTGACGCTGCCGTTCGTGATCCGCGAGGTCGAACCGGTGCTGCACGAACTCGGCACCGACCAGGAGGAGGCCTCGGCGACGCTCGGCGCCAACGCGTGGCAGACGTTCTGGCGCGTGACGTTGCCGTCCATCCGCTGGGGGCTGACCTACGGTGTGGTGCTGACCGTGGCCCGCACCCTCGGCGAGTTCGGCGCCGTGCTGGTGGTCTCGTCGAACCTGCCCGGCCAGTCGCAGACGCTGACCCTGCTGGTGCACGATCGCTACACCCGCGGCGACGACTACGGCGCCTACACCATCTCGACGGTGCTGATGGCGGTCGCGGTGACGGTGCTCATCGCGCAGATCGTGTTCGACGCCCAACGCAAACGCACCAAAGCCGAAGACTGAGCAGGGAGAGCCTCATGTCTGCCACCGACGCCATCGCGATCGAGGTCAAAGGCGCGAACAAGCGCTACGGCGAGTTCGCCGCACTCGACAACGTCGACTTCGTGGTCCCGAAGGGCTCACTGACCTCATTGCTCGGGCCGAGCGGCTCCGGTAAGTCGACGCTGCTGCGCGCGATAGCCGGCCTCGATCAGCCGGACTCCGGCACGATCGTGATCAACGGCCGCGACGTGACCCACGAGCCGCCGCAGCGGCGGGGGATCGGGTTCGTGTTCCAGCACTACGCGGCGTTCAAACACCTGACCGTGCGCGACAACGTCGCGTTCGGGC carries:
- a CDS encoding sulfate ABC transporter substrate-binding protein, producing the protein MRNPLKSTRRWRTAAALATTATVLAACGGGASDVAGGEGGSSNAETTLTLVAFAVPEPGWSKVAPAFAGTEEGKGIEVTASYGASGDQSRSVESGKPADIVNFSVEPDITRLVKAGKVDENWNAGPNKGIAFGSVVSFAVRPGNPKNIRTWDDLLQPGIEVITPSPLSSGAAKWNLLAPYAYASNGGQDPEAGIEFVNKLVTEHVKLRPGSGREATDVFRQGSGDVLLAYENEALNFNLEHVNPPQTFKIENPTAVVNTSAHRDKAQAFVDFQFTPEGQKLWAEANFRPVDPAVLAEYADKFPAPEKLWTIADLGGWQNVDTQLFDKDNGTITKIYKQATG
- the cysW gene encoding sulfate ABC transporter permease subunit CysW; its protein translation is MTLSLPTKLILRVIALCYVTALLIVPLGAILWQTFAPGLGAFWASITTPAAQSALSLSLLVVAIVVPLNVVFGVSTALVLARRKFRGKNLLQAAIDLPFAVSPVVVGVALIALWGTAGLFGFVQNDLGVKIIFGFPGIVLASIFVTLPFVIREVEPVLHELGTDQEEASATLGANAWQTFWRVTLPSIRWGLTYGVVLTVARTLGEFGAVLVVSSNLPGQSQTLTLLVHDRYTRGDDYGAYTISTVLMAVAVTVLIAQIVFDAQRKRTKAED
- the cysT gene encoding sulfate ABC transporter permease subunit CysT; amino-acid sequence: MTSSVVDPNPDARRPEPTPAPGGGPGFRRPGGASLQVGVAVVWLSIIVLLPLAAIMWIAAKGGWDSFVTTVTSPSAIASFKVTLTISIAVTLVNVVFGLLIAWVLVRDDFWGKRIVDALIDLPFALPTIVASLVLLALYGPRSPVGIHIQHTAWGVGLALAFVTLPFVVRAVQPVLLELDREVEEAAASLGANNATIFFSVILPALAPALLSGAGLAFSRAIGEFGSIVLIGGAIPGKTEVSSQWIRTLIENDDPAGAAAISIVLLAISFAVLFVLRYLGAKAAKRDEAAR